The following coding sequences are from one Pigmentibacter sp. JX0631 window:
- a CDS encoding 2Fe-2S iron-sulfur cluster-binding protein: MSETVTLTIDGKEISVPKGTSVIEATELLGIEVPRFCWHPGLSVAGVCRFCMVKIEGMPKLQIACNTTCTEGMKVTTTSDDVKDAHKWALEFHLINHPLDCPICDQAGECELQNYYMKVGKYTSQMDEDKVLKPKALDVGDNLVLDTERCILCSRCVRFEDEVTKTSSLGIFNRGDHSVIGTFPIRKIQHNYSYNIVDICPVGAFTAKDFRFKCRVWFLSETKTICPGCSTGCNVTLYQNKNQRQYYRLKPRKNKDVNGHWMCDYGRTMYDHLNAEERLAVPLAGGKSLAWTDVNKKLTEKLLPYKGKSEKVALVLTPQYTNEEYQVIFETLKNVIGAQFKTYVWRDPNEKLNDFDGILFRGDKNPNTAGLKQILENQSINAVSLGDSFAPLAEQHAEVIFVFGPEIEKSYTQFANEMNRFTELQNVIYFGSSKNPATKKFSLVIPTKVFAEKNGTFVNYNGVNQKLKANPPVFPAMLGIEDIFSAIKI; this comes from the coding sequence ATGTCAGAAACTGTTACGTTAACAATTGATGGCAAAGAAATTTCTGTCCCAAAAGGAACTTCGGTTATTGAAGCTACCGAACTATTAGGAATTGAAGTTCCTAGATTTTGTTGGCACCCAGGTCTTTCTGTGGCAGGAGTTTGCCGTTTTTGTATGGTTAAAATTGAAGGCATGCCTAAGTTACAAATTGCATGTAATACGACTTGTACTGAAGGTATGAAAGTAACAACAACAAGTGATGATGTAAAAGATGCGCATAAATGGGCGCTTGAATTTCATTTGATCAATCATCCACTTGATTGCCCAATTTGCGATCAAGCAGGCGAATGTGAATTGCAAAACTACTATATGAAAGTTGGTAAATACACATCACAAATGGATGAAGACAAGGTATTGAAGCCAAAAGCTCTTGATGTTGGGGACAATCTAGTCTTGGATACTGAACGTTGTATACTTTGCTCACGTTGTGTTCGATTTGAAGATGAAGTAACAAAGACAAGTTCTTTAGGTATTTTTAATCGTGGGGATCATTCTGTAATTGGAACGTTTCCTATTAGAAAAATACAACACAATTATAGCTACAATATTGTTGATATTTGTCCAGTTGGAGCATTCACTGCAAAAGATTTTCGTTTCAAATGTCGTGTTTGGTTTTTAAGTGAAACTAAAACAATATGCCCTGGTTGTTCAACTGGCTGTAACGTTACTTTATATCAAAACAAGAACCAAAGGCAGTATTATCGCTTAAAACCAAGAAAAAATAAAGATGTAAATGGGCATTGGATGTGTGATTATGGTCGGACTATGTACGATCATTTAAATGCTGAAGAAAGATTAGCTGTTCCGTTAGCTGGAGGTAAATCGCTAGCTTGGACTGATGTTAATAAAAAACTAACTGAAAAACTTCTTCCTTATAAAGGAAAGTCTGAAAAAGTAGCTTTAGTATTAACTCCACAATATACCAATGAAGAATATCAAGTTATTTTTGAAACTTTAAAAAATGTTATTGGTGCTCAATTTAAAACATACGTTTGGCGAGATCCCAATGAAAAACTAAATGATTTTGATGGAATTTTATTTCGAGGTGATAAAAATCCGAATACTGCAGGTTTGAAACAAATATTAGAAAATCAAAGTATAAATGCTGTATCCTTAGGAGACAGTTTCGCTCCTCTTGCAGAACAACATGCGGAAGTTATTTTTGTTTTTGGTCCAGAAATTGAAAAATCTTATACCCAATTTGCAAATGAAATGAATCGTTTTACTGAATTACAAAATGTAATTTACTTTGGCTCTTCTAAAAATCCAGCTACCAAAAAGTTTTCCTTGGTTATACCGACAAAAGTTTTTGCTGAAAAAAATGGAACATTTGTTAATTACAACGGCGTGAATCAAAAATTAAAGGCGAATCCACCTGTATTTCCAGCAATGTTAGGTATTGAAGATATTTTTTCTGCAATAAAAATATAA
- the nuoF gene encoding NADH-quinone oxidoreductase subunit NuoF: MPVITNEYQGRKPDEYRILLGLEGHPDARSIKTYKEKANGYKALEKVLKGGMTSEDVINTVKASGLRGRGGAGFPTGLKWSFVPKGAGEKYLITNFDEGEPGTYKDCYIAEVTPHSLVEGKIIASYAIGAHKSYIYVRGEFYNEIKWCEQAIREAYDAGYLGENIMGSGFTHHMDVYSGAGAYICGEETGLISSLEGKKGQPKLKPPFPAVKGYLGKPTVVNNVESLAVVPWIINNGADAYKKFGTEKSPGTKLFNVSGPIARPGCYEIPLGYPLMRFLNEDCGGLIQGKKLKAVIPGGSSAPVLTAKECESVTLDYESIAAAGSMLGSGAIIVIPEDVRMPDVLENLMDFYSHESCGQCTPCREGTGWLYKMSKHILKGNASRADFQRINTVANNMRGKTICVLSDAAADPARAIIAKFAHEFEPYLKG; this comes from the coding sequence ATGCCAGTTATTACAAACGAATACCAAGGCCGGAAGCCTGATGAGTATCGTATATTGCTTGGACTTGAAGGTCATCCAGACGCGCGTAGCATTAAGACGTATAAAGAAAAAGCAAACGGCTATAAAGCATTAGAAAAAGTTTTAAAAGGTGGGATGACATCTGAAGATGTCATTAATACTGTGAAAGCTTCTGGATTGAGAGGTCGTGGTGGAGCAGGTTTTCCAACCGGTTTAAAATGGAGTTTTGTTCCAAAAGGTGCTGGAGAAAAATATTTAATTACAAATTTTGATGAAGGCGAACCTGGGACTTATAAAGATTGCTACATAGCAGAAGTTACACCTCATTCCTTAGTAGAAGGAAAAATTATTGCTTCTTATGCGATTGGTGCACATAAAAGTTATATTTATGTGCGTGGTGAATTTTATAATGAAATTAAATGGTGTGAACAAGCCATTCGAGAAGCATATGATGCTGGTTACTTAGGTGAGAATATTATGGGTTCTGGATTTACACATCATATGGATGTTTATTCCGGAGCTGGTGCATATATTTGTGGAGAAGAAACTGGTCTAATTTCCTCATTAGAAGGGAAAAAAGGACAGCCTAAATTAAAACCTCCCTTTCCGGCAGTAAAAGGTTATTTAGGAAAACCTACGGTTGTAAACAACGTTGAATCTCTTGCAGTAGTTCCATGGATTATCAATAATGGAGCCGATGCATATAAAAAATTCGGAACTGAAAAATCACCAGGAACTAAATTATTTAATGTGAGTGGTCCAATTGCGCGTCCTGGTTGTTATGAAATACCTTTAGGTTACCCTCTCATGCGGTTTTTAAATGAAGATTGTGGTGGACTTATCCAAGGTAAAAAATTGAAAGCAGTGATTCCTGGAGGGTCATCTGCACCTGTTCTTACTGCCAAAGAATGTGAATCTGTTACGTTAGATTATGAATCCATAGCAGCTGCGGGATCAATGTTAGGCTCGGGGGCGATTATTGTAATTCCTGAAGATGTTCGCATGCCAGATGTTTTAGAAAATTTAATGGATTTCTATTCGCATGAGTCTTGTGGGCAATGTACTCCATGCCGTGAAGGAACTGGTTGGTTGTATAAAATGTCAAAACACATATTGAAAGGAAATGCTTCTAGAGCAGACTTTCAAAGAATTAATACTGTTGCAAATAATATGCGAGGCAAAACCATTTGCGTTCTTTCAGATGCCGCTGCGGATCCTGCAAGAGCAATCATTGCAAAATTTGCACATGAATTTGAACCATATTTAAAAGGATAA
- a CDS encoding NAD(P)H-dependent oxidoreductase subunit E: protein MPVFSPELIKIIEGFVKRYETKRSSILPILHAIQDEKDWISDADVNELEKQFGLSAVDVREVLTFYTMYRKSPPKPYRFEICKSISCWLMGANDTIKAVKYEIEKAQKEGRDLPFEVHGVECLGQCGYAPSTLINKDRHNNVTPEKALALIKEYSAKELPKAAINCANNLKK, encoded by the coding sequence ATGCCAGTTTTTTCTCCAGAATTGATCAAAATAATTGAGGGATTTGTCAAGCGTTATGAAACTAAACGCTCAAGCATTTTGCCTATCTTGCATGCTATCCAAGATGAAAAAGATTGGATTTCTGATGCAGATGTAAATGAGTTAGAAAAACAATTTGGCCTTTCAGCTGTTGATGTAAGAGAAGTTTTAACTTTTTATACAATGTATCGAAAAAGTCCGCCAAAACCATATCGATTTGAAATTTGTAAAAGTATTTCATGTTGGTTGATGGGGGCAAATGACACCATTAAAGCAGTAAAATATGAAATTGAAAAAGCGCAGAAAGAAGGAAGAGATCTTCCTTTTGAAGTGCATGGTGTAGAATGTTTAGGGCAATGTGGTTACGCTCCATCAACTTTAATAAATAAAGATCGACACAATAACGTAACACCTGAAAAAGCTCTTGCTCTAATTAAAGAATATAGTGCAAAAGAATTGCCAAAAGCAGCAATCAATTGTGCAAATAATTTGAAGAAATAA